The following are encoded together in the Humulus lupulus chromosome 5, drHumLupu1.1, whole genome shotgun sequence genome:
- the LOC133777490 gene encoding uncharacterized protein LOC133777490 isoform X2, whose product MDRTAFLTVLFFLLVVSDVSNASLLLNLRKFVTTARDSIPGTPAPIPALVTGDKNVDPETLNTGNKENKLDPNSTSKGDEGKELIPKLGKEENKKKQIDQKVPNAIIKGSKSDQKPVNEAGKDSTLESKSENVTKKESRLDHEPVKETGKDEKSDSELVKKKKSDAETVNGAGKEKKSDFKSVNDATKENNSNPKGINEAGKQHPNPSPRTGETVKENKSDPGSLTDETCDGLNPRCNIQNDLTACIKSSNRSKIVVLLQNNAEENLKATVSAGNIHEELEIPKKRSKLLSMSLTGNGVDVVLPDGKGKCVPHLSIPVSEANFMRFPSYDQLVTPVNGVYLVIFTVLIFGGMWACIKFSRRRRQGGGIPYQELEMGLPESVSAADVETAEVWDQGWDDDWDENNAVKSPGGLHVGSISANGLTSRSPIKDGWEDDWDD is encoded by the exons ATGGATAGAACTGCATTTCTCACTGTGCTTTTCTTCCTCCTGGTTGTTTCGGATGTATCCAATGCGTCTTTGCTTCTCAACCTCAGAAAGTTTGTAACCACAGCCAGAGATTCAATACCT ggTACTCCGGCACCAATTCCGGCTTTGGTCACTGGTGATAAGAATGTTGATCCAGAAACATTGAATACAGGAAATAAGGAAAATAAACTGGATCCAAACTCAACAAGTAAAGGAGATGAAGGAAAAGAATTGATTCCAAAATTAGGAAaggaagaaaataagaaaaaacaaATTGATCAAAAAGTGCCGAATGCAATAATTAAGGGTTCAAAATCGGATCAGAAACCAGTGAATGAAGCAGGTAAAGATTCGACATTGGAGTCGAAATCCGAGAATGTAACGAAAAAGGAATCGAGATTGGATCATGAACCGGTGAAAGAAACAGGTAAAGATGAGAAATCGGATTCGGAATTGGTGAAGAAAAAGAAATCTGATGCTGAAACGGTTAATGGAGCGGGTAAGGAAAAGAAATCAGATTTCAAATCGGTGAATGATGCAACTAAGGAGAACAATTCGAATCCAAAAGGAATAAATGAAGCAGGAAAGCAACATCCAAATCCTTCCCCTCGAACTGGTGAAACGGTGAAGGAAAACAAATCCGACCCAGGGTCACTGACAGACGAAACTTGTGATGGATTGAATCCCAGGTGCAACATCCAAAATGATTTGACTGCTTGCATTAAGAGCTCTAATC GGTCAAAGATCGTTGTTCTACTGCAAAACAATGCAGAAGAAAATTTAAAGGCAACTGTTTCTGCAGGAAACATACACGAGGAGCTAGAGATTCCTAAAAAACGGAGCAAATTG CTCTCTATGTCGCTTACTGGAAATGGTGTCGATGTTGTATTACCTGATGGAAAAGGCAAATGTGTGCCTCATTTGAGCATTCCTGTATCTGAAGCAAACTTTATGCGTTTCCCTTCATATGACCAGCTAGTAACCCCAGTTAATGGCGTCTACTTGGTAATTTTTACAGTGCTCATATTTGGAGGAATGTGGGCTTGTATCAAGTTTAGCAGGAGGAGACGGCAGGGTGGTGGGATTCCATATCAAGAGCTCGAAATGGGATTGCCTGAATCTGTTTCAGCTGCTGATGTGGAAACAGCTGAAGTTTGGGATCAAGGTTGGGATGACGATTGGGATGAGAATAATGCAGTGAAGTCACCGGGGGGACTTCATGTGGGTAGCATTTCTGCTAATGGCCTTACGTCCAGGTCTCCAATCAAAGATGGATGGGAAGACGACTGGGATGATTAG
- the LOC133777490 gene encoding uncharacterized protein LOC133777490 isoform X1, translating into MDRTAFLTVLFFLLVVSDVSNASLLLNLRKFVTTARDSIPGTPAPIPALVTGDKNVDPETLNTGNKENKLDPNSTSKGDEGKELIPKLGKEENKKKQIDQKVPNAIIKGSKSDQKPVNEAGKDSTLESKSENVTKKESRLDHEPVKETGKDEKSDSELVKKKKSDAETVNGAGKEKKSDFKSVNDATKENNSNPKGINEAGKQHPNPSPRTGETVKENKSDPGSLTDETCDGLNPRCNIQNDLTACIKSSNRGSKIVVLLQNNAEENLKATVSAGNIHEELEIPKKRSKLLSMSLTGNGVDVVLPDGKGKCVPHLSIPVSEANFMRFPSYDQLVTPVNGVYLVIFTVLIFGGMWACIKFSRRRRQGGGIPYQELEMGLPESVSAADVETAEVWDQGWDDDWDENNAVKSPGGLHVGSISANGLTSRSPIKDGWEDDWDD; encoded by the exons ATGGATAGAACTGCATTTCTCACTGTGCTTTTCTTCCTCCTGGTTGTTTCGGATGTATCCAATGCGTCTTTGCTTCTCAACCTCAGAAAGTTTGTAACCACAGCCAGAGATTCAATACCT ggTACTCCGGCACCAATTCCGGCTTTGGTCACTGGTGATAAGAATGTTGATCCAGAAACATTGAATACAGGAAATAAGGAAAATAAACTGGATCCAAACTCAACAAGTAAAGGAGATGAAGGAAAAGAATTGATTCCAAAATTAGGAAaggaagaaaataagaaaaaacaaATTGATCAAAAAGTGCCGAATGCAATAATTAAGGGTTCAAAATCGGATCAGAAACCAGTGAATGAAGCAGGTAAAGATTCGACATTGGAGTCGAAATCCGAGAATGTAACGAAAAAGGAATCGAGATTGGATCATGAACCGGTGAAAGAAACAGGTAAAGATGAGAAATCGGATTCGGAATTGGTGAAGAAAAAGAAATCTGATGCTGAAACGGTTAATGGAGCGGGTAAGGAAAAGAAATCAGATTTCAAATCGGTGAATGATGCAACTAAGGAGAACAATTCGAATCCAAAAGGAATAAATGAAGCAGGAAAGCAACATCCAAATCCTTCCCCTCGAACTGGTGAAACGGTGAAGGAAAACAAATCCGACCCAGGGTCACTGACAGACGAAACTTGTGATGGATTGAATCCCAGGTGCAACATCCAAAATGATTTGACTGCTTGCATTAAGAGCTCTAATCGTG GGTCAAAGATCGTTGTTCTACTGCAAAACAATGCAGAAGAAAATTTAAAGGCAACTGTTTCTGCAGGAAACATACACGAGGAGCTAGAGATTCCTAAAAAACGGAGCAAATTG CTCTCTATGTCGCTTACTGGAAATGGTGTCGATGTTGTATTACCTGATGGAAAAGGCAAATGTGTGCCTCATTTGAGCATTCCTGTATCTGAAGCAAACTTTATGCGTTTCCCTTCATATGACCAGCTAGTAACCCCAGTTAATGGCGTCTACTTGGTAATTTTTACAGTGCTCATATTTGGAGGAATGTGGGCTTGTATCAAGTTTAGCAGGAGGAGACGGCAGGGTGGTGGGATTCCATATCAAGAGCTCGAAATGGGATTGCCTGAATCTGTTTCAGCTGCTGATGTGGAAACAGCTGAAGTTTGGGATCAAGGTTGGGATGACGATTGGGATGAGAATAATGCAGTGAAGTCACCGGGGGGACTTCATGTGGGTAGCATTTCTGCTAATGGCCTTACGTCCAGGTCTCCAATCAAAGATGGATGGGAAGACGACTGGGATGATTAG
- the LOC133777491 gene encoding RCC1 domain-containing protein RUG3, mitochondrial isoform X1: protein MLRTVVEKETIAVNVISLIYRRRMSTNRIFSLMSFGDSSHGALGLPTSPVGLGVDAYEPIRVPGLPSDIATVGAGHYHSLAVTSQGELWGWGRDLEAQLGRGFLSPRDSWNEPQRVMGLEKVRVHSAYASGVVSAAIGDDGSLWTWGKSERGQLGLGKEVIEAVVPKKIEALAEEKITKVSFGWGHALAKTEDGKLFGWGYSADGRLGSIAETLDTSPLDSSSIRNNGELLSSSLEAAEKLILKGMEEEKNMPIIWEPRLVGELNGVDVVDIACGLDHSLILCGNGALLSCGSNTYGQLGRLEQVLGMFPVDSNFHLTSIASGLGHSLAIFQSAPSVDAEGATSIVSWGWNQCSQLGRAGPANIPMTVEGLEVEIPVSVAGGRVHSIALTSKGEVWVWGCGKNGRLGLGSSTDEAEPILLHHLDGYEVIEVVSGFDHNLLLVADE, encoded by the exons ATGCTACGaacggtggtggagaaggagacaaTAGCGGTCAACGTCATTTCCCTAATCTACCGTAGACGCATGAGCACTAACAGGATATTCTCATTGATGAGCTTTGGAGATAGTAGCCATGGCGCTCTAGGACTGCCTACCTCTCCTGTTGGCCTCGGGGTCGATGCGTACGAACCGATTCGAGTGCCCGGCCTTCCCTCCGATATCGCAACTGTTGGCGCGGGACACTACCACTCCCTTGCCGTCACATCCCAAGGTGAGCTTTGGGGTTGGGGCAGAGACCTTGAAGCCCAGCTCGGCCGTGGTTTTCTTTCTCCCAG AGATTCATGGAATGAACCTCAGAGAGTTATGGGGTTGGAGAAAGTAAGAGTCCATTCTGCATATGCATCTGGGGTTGTTTCTGCAGCCATTGGAGATGATGGTTCTCTTTGGACTTGGGGAAAGTCTGAGCGTGGTCAGCTTGGTCTTGGAAAGGAAGTCATTGAAGCTGTTGTACCTAAGAAAATCGAAGCACTTGCAGAAGAAAAGATAACCAAA GTCTCCTTTGGCTGGGGACATGCTCTTGCAAAGACTGAGGATGGAAAATTGTTTGGCTGGGGTTATTCAGCTGATGGCAGGTTAGGAAGCATTGCCGAAACTCTGGACACATCACCACTGGATTCGAGCTCAATTAGAAACAATGGAGAATTGTTAAGCTCGTCATTAGAGGCTGCTGAGAAGTTGATTTTGAAAGGAATGGAGGAGGAGAAAAACATGCCAATAATATGGGAGCCTCGTTTAGTGGGTGAACTGAATGGTGTTGATGTTGTGGATATTGCTTGTGGCCTTGATCATTCTCTAATTCTTTGCG GTAATGGAGCTCTATTAAGCTGCGGCAGCAACACATATGGTCAACTGGGGAGACTAGAGCAAGTTCTGGGAATGTTTCCAGTTGACTCAAACTTCCATCTGACATCTATTGCTTCAGGTCTTGGCCATTCTTTAGCAATTTTCCAGTCTGCGCCATCGGTCGATGCAGAAGGTGCCACAAGCATTGTCTCATGGGGATGGAATCAGTGCTCTCAACTTGGAAGGGCGGGACCTGCAAACATTCCAATGACAGTTGAAGGATTGGAAGTGGAAATTCCCGTTTCAGTGGCAGGAGGACGTGTGCATTCCATTGCTTTGACATCTAAGGGAGAAGTTTGGGTTTGGGGCTGTGGGAAGAATGGAAGGCTTGGTTTAGGAAGCTCCACCGATGAGGCTGAGCCTATTTTGCTTCATCATTTGGATGGTTATGAAGTTATAGAAGTTGTATCGGGTTTCGATCATAATCTTCTTCTAGTTGCTGATGAATAA
- the LOC133777491 gene encoding RCC1 domain-containing protein RUG3, mitochondrial isoform X2, which translates to MFGRDSWNEPQRVMGLEKVRVHSAYASGVVSAAIGDDGSLWTWGKSERGQLGLGKEVIEAVVPKKIEALAEEKITKVSFGWGHALAKTEDGKLFGWGYSADGRLGSIAETLDTSPLDSSSIRNNGELLSSSLEAAEKLILKGMEEEKNMPIIWEPRLVGELNGVDVVDIACGLDHSLILCGNGALLSCGSNTYGQLGRLEQVLGMFPVDSNFHLTSIASGLGHSLAIFQSAPSVDAEGATSIVSWGWNQCSQLGRAGPANIPMTVEGLEVEIPVSVAGGRVHSIALTSKGEVWVWGCGKNGRLGLGSSTDEAEPILLHHLDGYEVIEVVSGFDHNLLLVADE; encoded by the exons ATGTTTGGTAGAGATTCATGGAATGAACCTCAGAGAGTTATGGGGTTGGAGAAAGTAAGAGTCCATTCTGCATATGCATCTGGGGTTGTTTCTGCAGCCATTGGAGATGATGGTTCTCTTTGGACTTGGGGAAAGTCTGAGCGTGGTCAGCTTGGTCTTGGAAAGGAAGTCATTGAAGCTGTTGTACCTAAGAAAATCGAAGCACTTGCAGAAGAAAAGATAACCAAA GTCTCCTTTGGCTGGGGACATGCTCTTGCAAAGACTGAGGATGGAAAATTGTTTGGCTGGGGTTATTCAGCTGATGGCAGGTTAGGAAGCATTGCCGAAACTCTGGACACATCACCACTGGATTCGAGCTCAATTAGAAACAATGGAGAATTGTTAAGCTCGTCATTAGAGGCTGCTGAGAAGTTGATTTTGAAAGGAATGGAGGAGGAGAAAAACATGCCAATAATATGGGAGCCTCGTTTAGTGGGTGAACTGAATGGTGTTGATGTTGTGGATATTGCTTGTGGCCTTGATCATTCTCTAATTCTTTGCG GTAATGGAGCTCTATTAAGCTGCGGCAGCAACACATATGGTCAACTGGGGAGACTAGAGCAAGTTCTGGGAATGTTTCCAGTTGACTCAAACTTCCATCTGACATCTATTGCTTCAGGTCTTGGCCATTCTTTAGCAATTTTCCAGTCTGCGCCATCGGTCGATGCAGAAGGTGCCACAAGCATTGTCTCATGGGGATGGAATCAGTGCTCTCAACTTGGAAGGGCGGGACCTGCAAACATTCCAATGACAGTTGAAGGATTGGAAGTGGAAATTCCCGTTTCAGTGGCAGGAGGACGTGTGCATTCCATTGCTTTGACATCTAAGGGAGAAGTTTGGGTTTGGGGCTGTGGGAAGAATGGAAGGCTTGGTTTAGGAAGCTCCACCGATGAGGCTGAGCCTATTTTGCTTCATCATTTGGATGGTTATGAAGTTATAGAAGTTGTATCGGGTTTCGATCATAATCTTCTTCTAGTTGCTGATGAATAA